Within the SAR202 cluster bacterium genome, the region CCTTAGGTTCCTCCTCATCCTCCAACGAGTTGGCGAGCTGGTTGGTGGCGTTCTTCAGCTCATTCATCGTCTTGCCTAGATTCTTGGCAAAGCCCGCCAGCCTGGTCGGCCCCAGCACCAGGAAAGCGATGAGGAAAACTATGATTAGCTCCAGGCCGCCGATACCAAAAAAATTCACTTCTTTCCCCTTATCCCTGTTTGGCCTCGCAGCACCGCAGTGCTGTCAGCCCGTCAATTCTATACCCTGCTTTGTGCAGCAGCTTGCCCAGGCTGCACAAGGGCAGCCCCAGGACATTGTTGTAGCACCCCTCTACCAGTGCGCCCTCAGCAAAAGGCGCGTCCTGCACACCATAGCTCCCCGCCTTGTCCATAGCCTGGCCCGAAGTGATATAAGACATCGCCTCCTCATCACCGTAGCCGCCCAGCGTCACGGTGGTCTCGCACACATCCGCCAGCGCCTTCCCCGATTCGTCCACCACTGCCACACCCGTCACCACGGTGTGCTGCCGCCCTCGAAGCGCCTTCAGCATCTCCACGGCCTCCCGCTCGTCCCCCGGCTTCCCCAGCGTCCGCCCATCCAGCACCACGGTTGTATCCGCTCCTACCACCAGCTTCCCAGGCCTCCTCGACGCCACCGCCCGCGCCTTGGCCAGCGCCAGCCGGCGCACCATCTCCCTGGGCTCCCCTCCCTCGTCCTCGACCACCCCCGACGCCTCCACCTCCATCGCCACCCCCAGTCCGCCGAGTCGGACCGCCAACTCCCGACGCCTCGGTGACGCCGACGCCAGCACCAGCGACTCCACGGGCCGTCGCAGAGAAAGCGTCGCCAGGCATTCCACATGGTGGGTCTGCGGGAACATGTCCATCGGTTGCACGTCTTCTAGACGGAACACGCGAGCGCACAGCATCTTCAAATCCCGCCCTAAGGTCGCTGGGTCGCAGGAGACATACACAACGCGAGGCGGCGCCAGCTCCTCCAGCGCCTCAATGGCTGAGGGATGACACCCCTTCCTCGGCGGGTCCAGGATCACTGCGTCCGGCCGCTCCCCAAGATACCGCAGCGCGTTTTCGGTCTTCCCCAGTCGGAACTCCACATTGCTCAGTCCCTGCCCGTTGGCCTTCGCGTCCTCCACCGCCGCTGGCGAGTCCTCAATCGCCACAATGCGACCAGCGTGCGGGGCCAGCAGGACCGCGAAAGTCCCGACGCCCGCATAAGCGTCGACAATAAATTCCGACCCCGTCAGCCCCAGCCTCTCCCGCACCAAATCCACCATCCGGCTCAACTGGTCCACGTTGACCTGGAAAAATGACGGCGACGCCACTCGAAACTCCCGCCCCCGCACCTGCTCTCGATAATGTGTCTGGCCCGTCGGCAGCGAGACCTCGGGCGTCTTCAAAGTCGGCTGGATAAGAAAGTCCTGGGTATTAATGCCATATCGCACCGAAAGTTGACTCGTCTCGCCGGCGTGGCCCTGAAGCTGGCCCAAGATACTGTTGATGCCTGGGTGCATGATCATACAATGGTCAATAGGCACAAACCTTCGCGTTTCCCTGTTCACATACCCCAGCTTCCCGTTATCATTGCGGTGTCCAATGGTGAACCGCGCGTGGTTCCGATACCCGTACTGCTTCGGCGAAGGCAGCGTCTCCGACACCGGCGGCTCCTCGAACCCGCCGACACGACACAGCGCGTCGGCCACCATACCGCGCTTGATTTGCAGCTGGAAGCCGTAGTCCAGGTGCTGCCACTGGCAGCCGGTGCAAGGGCCGAAATATGGGCAAGGCGGCGCCACCCGGTGCGGCGAGGCCGTCAGCACGTCCGTGACCACGGCAGCGATGTAGTGGCGGCGCTCCTTTACCACCTCCGCCTCCACCACCTCCCCCGGCGCGCCGCCCATGACAAACACCGGCCTGTCGTCCAGCGACGCCAGGGCCTCCCCCAATCGGCCCCACGCCTCCAGCTTCAGCCGTATCTTTTGTCCTGTTAGTCCCGTCTTAATCATGACGCGTTATCCACTATACCCTACCCAGCTTTACTCGAAAACTAAACCGAGTTCACCAACCTAGCCATAAATCTAGATTGACCCCGCCGCCTTCCCAGTTATAGACTTACCTTCCTGCCTTTCCTGTGTTAAATTTCATATATGGCATCTAAAAAGCGAATTATCTCGGAGGACCCGAATGGCCAAGCCCTTCTCTGTCGGCGACAAAGAATTTGACGAAAAAGTCTTGAAGAACACCAAGCCCGTCTTGGTCGACTTCTGGGCCGAGTGGTGTGTCCCCTGCAAAATGATCGCTCCTATAGTCGATGACCTGGCGACGGAGCTGGAAGGAAAGATGGAGTTCGCCAAAGTGGACGTGGACTCCAGCCCTCTTACTGCCGTCAAGTACGGCATCCGCAGCATCCCTGCCCTTCTCATCTTCAAAGGCGGCAAACCTGTTGAGCAAATTGTGGGCGCCGTCCCCAAGAGTCATCTGAAGAAAAAGATTGACGCCGTCTTGGCCGCCGCTTAATTAGCGGCGTCTCGACCTGCGGGAGTGGATGGGGCCCGGTGGCTCTCGCGGACTTCAAATCCGCTGTATCCCGCTAAAACGGGATGGGAGGGTTCGACTCCCTTCCGCTCCCGCCACCTATGCGCGTTTTTGTGACCGTAAGCCTGGGCCGACAGCATATTAGCCTCAGTGAGTTGTATAACGGTATCACTAAGAGCCGCATGATTTGGTCTATCTACCTGTGTCCAGCGGTTGAAGATTGCCAGGCCTGTCAGTAATCTTTTGCGTAACAATTCAGGTGTGTATGGAGGCGTGGATGACCGCTAAGTCATGGGTACGAGAGGCAAACCTGCGGTGGGCTAAAGAGACCCCATGGATAAATGGAGATGGTCAGTTTGCGCTTGTCGCACGCTGCGGCAAACCCATAGTAACCCTGTGGCCGACAAGGGCGGCCGCCGAGAGGCAGAAGGCTGCCATAGATAAGGACGAATGCACTAAAGGCTGTGTCCGTAACCATGTGATAGTTGACTTGGACCTGCCCCTGGACAACAAACCCGATAAACGGCCCCCTGTTCGCTGAGCGTAATGGGCGCTGCTCATACTGCTGT harbors:
- the maf gene encoding septum formation protein Maf produces the protein MIKTGLTGQKIRLKLEAWGRLGEALASLDDRPVFVMGGAPGEVVEAEVVKERRHYIAAVVTDVLTASPHRVAPPCPYFGPCTGCQWQHLDYGFQLQIKRGMVADALCRVGGFEEPPVSETLPSPKQYGYRNHARFTIGHRNDNGKLGYVNRETRRFVPIDHCMIMHPGINSILGQLQGHAGETSQLSVRYGINTQDFLIQPTLKTPEVSLPTGQTHYREQVRGREFRVASPSFFQVNVDQLSRMVDLVRERLGLTGSEFIVDAYAGVGTFAVLLAPHAGRIVAIEDSPAAVEDAKANGQGLSNVEFRLGKTENALRYLGERPDAVILDPPRKGCHPSAIEALEELAPPRVVYVSCDPATLGRDLKMLCARVFRLEDVQPMDMFPQTHHVECLATLSLRRPVESLVLASASPRRRELAVRLGGLGVAMEVEASGVVEDEGGEPREMVRRLALAKARAVASRRPGKLVVGADTTVVLDGRTLGKPGDEREAVEMLKALRGRQHTVVTGVAVVDESGKALADVCETTVTLGGYGDEEAMSYITSGQAMDKAGSYGVQDAPFAEGALVEGCYNNVLGLPLCSLGKLLHKAGYRIDGLTALRCCEAKQG
- the trxA gene encoding thioredoxin, which translates into the protein MAKPFSVGDKEFDEKVLKNTKPVLVDFWAEWCVPCKMIAPIVDDLATELEGKMEFAKVDVDSSPLTAVKYGIRSIPALLIFKGGKPVEQIVGAVPKSHLKKKIDAVLAAA